The DNA segment GGAACGCGCGGATTCTCATCACTGGGCCGGAGGAATCGCAAGGATTTCACGCTTCGGGTCATTCACCGGTGCGCCTGCAGCCAGCCAGGGATCATAGATCGACCAACCCTGCCGGATGAGCGAGCGGGCGCGGTCGAAACGCTGCGGATTGTTGAGAACGACGACGATCAGGCGGCGCGGGGTGGCCCCCTTGTTGCCGTCCGCCTTCATCCGGACGAGCGGCTCGCGGTCCATGCAAACGGCGACGCACTGGCCGGCCGCGTTGGTGGTGCCTGTCTTGATGCCCAGGATCCCCGGCTCACCGACGAGTTGGTTGGTGTTCCGGACCAGGTACTTCCGGTCTCCACCAGGCCCGGAAACCGTCACATTCCGGTTCGGCTGGCGGACGATGAAGGTGAACGCATTCCGCCGCATGGCATAGACGGAAAGCTTCGCCATGTCCGCCGCGGTGGAGTAGCCCTTGGTGTTCCGGATGTCCAACCCGTGGGGATTCACGAAGTTCGTCTGGGTCATGCCCACCGCCTGGCCGAGCCGCCCCATCTCCGCGACGAACGCCGCCACCGGATCGCCATCCCGGCCACGGCGGACGAGGAGGTCCCGCCCAACGTGGTCCGCGATGGTCAGTGCGGCCAGATTGTCCGAACCGAGGAGCGCGGAATAAAGCGCGTCCCGGAGCGACAGCCGGTCTCCCGGCTGCAGGTTCATGGGATTCGGCCCGCCGACGAGGGCAACCGTCTGCGGTGCCGTGATCATGACCGTGGCGATGTCCCTGCCGGAAGCGGTCGCCCAATCAATGGCAACCACTGCGGTGGCGATCTTGTTGAGGCTGGCGACCGGCCGTTTCTGGCCGGCGTTCGAGGCGACGAGGATTTTTCCGGAGTAGGCTTCCACCACCATCACGCTTTCCGGCGCCTGGGCGGACAGGGAAAAGGGCACGAAAACAGCGAGCAGGGAAAGGAAACGGACGATCATAGGGATCAATGGTTCGTGGAGCCGGAGGGTACGGGCTCCCGGTCCGCAACTCAACCGGAAACGCCGTGTGAAGTTGCGGACCCACATCAAGCAGGCTATATCCAGACGCATGTGGGATGCGATTTCCGGCTGGGACTACTGGAATGGAGTGGGCGCCGGCGTCGCCTGGGTGGTGACCATTTGCCTCATGGTGGCCGGACTGGTGGGCTGCGTGCTGCCGGTCCTGCCGGGCCATCTCATCATCCTCATCGGGGCGGTGGCCCACCGCGTGATGCTCGGCCGGGAGGGATCGGGACTGGAGTGGTGGTCTTTCCTCGTGCTGGTGCTGCTGCTGGCTGCCTCCCAAGCCTTCGAGATCGCCAGCGGTGCGGCGGGCACCCGCTGGTTCGGCGGCACCCGGTGGGGCGCTGTGGGAGCCTTTGCCGGCAGCATCGTGGGGATCTTTTTCCTCCCGTTCGGGCTTCTGCTCGGCCCGCTGATCGGCGCATTCGCGGCGGAGATGCTGTTCGCGAAGAAGAAGCCTACTTTCGCGGCCAGTTCCGGCGTCGGCTCGGTAGTGGGAACCCTCGCCGGGATGGCGGTGAAAATCGTCGGCGGCGTGTTGATGGTCCTCTGGTTCGTGGTGGATGTGTTCTGGATCGGGTGAAATCCCGCAGCTTTTGCTTGGATTCCGGGCCGGGAACCCGCAGTTTCCCCCTCGCCGCTCCCCGGACGGCCGCAATCCTCCGCAAGGATGGTTGAGGAAAGTCCGGACACCATAGGGCAACGCGCCTCGTGAAAACGGGGGACGGGAACCGCGAGGGACCCGGACGGAAAGTGCAACAGAAAGCATACCGCCGATGGTCCGCAAGGACACAGGTAAGGGTGAAACGGTGGAGTAAGAGCCCACCGCGCCGAGGGCAACCGAGGTGGCACGGCAAACCCCGCGTGGTGCAAGACAAAACAGGGGAAGGGCTGCCCGTCCGTTCGATCCCCGGGTATTAGTCGCACTCCGCGCGAGCGGAGCGCCCCGTGAGAACGGGGTGAGAGAAATGGCCGTCCAGCCCGCAAGGGTGGACAGAATCCGGCTTACAGGGGAGCGGCCCCCCTTTTTTTCCGGGAAAGATGACGGAGGCCTCCACAAAAGAAGACGCGCTCATGGAATCCCGTGAGCGCGGCAATCTGTGGAGGAGATGTTCGTGGGCTCCCCCTTCCCCACCACTCCGCTCAGGGAGTGGCGACTGGAACCAGCTTGGAGTAATGGTAGGAGTTCTTCGTGAGGAACTCCGCCTGCTCCGTGGGTGTCTTGAAGGAACGCACCCGCATCTGCTCCACCCCGAAGTCCGTCAGGACCGACATGGACACCTCCACGGAGGTGAGGGATCCGCCTTTGAGTTCCTCGTCCGAAACTTCGGTCGAACGGGCGCTGAAGTCGGTGATGATGTTCCCCGCCTCCAGGCGGAACTCGGTGGCGGTCGCGTTCGCGCCACCAAGGGTGATCGGTACCTCCACGGTTGAGGCACCCCGTGCGAACGAACGCTCCACCTTCACGTTGAGCGTGATGGTGAACTGGAAGATGTTCTCGCAGACGAAGTTGTTCGGGTCATCGGTTTCAGAGCCGAACGCCTCATCGAACATCGAGCGGAGGCTGGTCGCGGTCCGGTTCGACTTGGAAAGCAGCTTGTCATAGGTATCGTCGGGATTCACCAGGTTCCGGTAGAGCACGAACGTCGGGATCTCCTTCGATCCTTTCGCCTGGATCGGGTCCTGGTATTTCAACTGGTAGCCGACGCAGGAAACATCACCGACGGTTTTCTCCTCCTCGGAAACCTCTCCATTGTAGCGGTCGGTCGGCGAGGTGTAGAAAATGAGGCTGGAGGAGCTGGGGCTGTCGATGGCCGGCATGGCTCCCTTTGCCTCAACCGGCTCGGTGACCGCGGAAAGCCACTCGGTGTTCGCACCGCGGCGGTTCACCAGCGCCTCGAGGTCGCGCGCCATGGTGTCCAGCATGGACTTCGCCTGGCGGTTCGCACGGATCTCCGAGCGGCTGCGCGTCCAGGTGTCGAGGGCGATGGCGGTGATCGAGACGAGGACGGTCACGATCATGGTGGTGATCGTCATCGCCACCATCAGCTCGATGAGGGTGAAGCCTTTCTTGCGGCGGGCGTTTGTTGGAAGGGTTTTCATGTCGCAGGGGAGAGTGGGATTCAGCGGCGGACGGCGAGGTTCCGGCGGAAAATGGGATTGGAGTCGGACTCGAAGATCTTGGAGAAGGGCGTGCTCTTCAGGTAATCCATCGACTTCGCGGGCATGCTGTAAAACTCCGCCGCAAACGCGATCACCGCGTCGGGATAGTTGTCCACGCTGCCTCCGCCGGATCCATCCGGAGAAGTGATGCGGCCTTTCGAGGACGCCTTCGCTTCCAGTTCATCCCTTGAGCCGGTGTAGGTGAGCTGGAGGCATTTCACCATGAACAGACCACCTTCGATCGCTTTGATGTCTTCCGCGAAAAGGGGGTCATTCAGACGGCGTGCCATCGGCTGGACCACATAGTCCTTGCCCGGGCTGCCTTGAGCCTTCGCCATGGCTTTCAGGGTGCCATCCGGCCGTTGGTCCGCCGGATCACCACGGTACTGGTAGACGAAGATCGCCTCCCCCGGCTTGTAGGATGACTCGATCCAGTCGTATCCCTTTTCAAATCCGTTGTCGTATTTGGAGGATTCCCGGTCGCGGACGGTGGTCATCTCGCGCTCGAGCGTGGATGCCAGACGATCCGCCTCCTGCACGTTGATCGCCTTGCGGATACCGGTGGCGGCGGGACCGAAGACATACATGAAGCCGGTGAGCAGCACGGCGAGCACGCCGATCGCGATCACGGTTTCCAGCAGGGTAAAGCCGGATTTTTTGGCCATAGGTTGGGTTTTCATGAACAGATTCAGAAATTTTTGACGTCGCTGGGCAGATTCATCTGCTCCGGGCTGCGGAATACGGAAGTGCGCCCGTTGCGCCAGACCACGAATCCTCCGAAGTCGCGCTTGGTGGAGGCGGTGACCACCGGCTTGGGATCCCCCGGATTGCGGGCACCGGTGCCGATGACGAAGCTGGCGCCGGGAGTGGCGCAGATGCCTTCACCGTTGAATTCATAGTAGAGGTACTCCCCTTGGAACGTGCGGTTCACATTGCTCAAGGTCATCTGCTCCAGAGTACCACCCGCACCGGAATGATCCTTCGTGCTGAAAGCGCGGCTGAAGTATGTCTGGTCCGGCAGGAACAGCGCCCGGCCGGCCACCACCCAGTTATCCGTCTCCGGCAGCCCGCTGTCATCCAGCTCCTCATAAACCACGAACATGCGGCGGAGGTAGTTGTCGCGGTTCTTCGGGTCGGAAACGTCAATCAGAACACGCGAGCGGGTCCGCTTGCTGACCGCCGCGGCCCGGGCCTCATCAAAAACGGCTTCCGCCGTCGCCACTCCGGTCCCCGTACCTTTCCCCCCCAGAACCCCACCCACGCCGATGGCAGCTACGGTCATCAGGATGGAAATGATGGCGATCACCGCCAGGAGCTCGATGAGCGAGAATCCCCGTGATCGGCACGACGGGGAGGTTTTCGGGAATCCAAATTGCATGGGGTTTTAGCAGGGTTTTGCTCGGAATATGGTCGGATGAAAGCGGAATTACAAGGGCAAATGTAAATACATAATAATACACGACCCATGGCACTCCGGAGAACGGACGCACGACAGCCGGAGTACGGCAGCCATGAAATCCACTTCCATGTCCGCATAGGAAACCCGAGTCGAACCAAGGCTGTCAATGCGCCTGAGCACGGCAATCAAAATTCTTTGAAAAAATCGTCGAATACCCGCCGGGAACGGCGAGTCTTATTCTCATGAAGCAAACCCTTCGCCGCTTGGCTGCCGCCGCAGCCGGACTCACCGCCGCAGTGCTCGTCAGTTCCTGCGCCTACGATCCCTATTACTCCGATGGCTACGGCGGTGGCTATTCCAGCGGATCCTACTCCACTTCCGTCTTCATCAGCACCGGCGACCCGCGCTGGGGGTATGACCCCTACTGCCACAGCTACTACGACTATCACCGCCGGGCGTATTACGATCCCTTCCTCTACGGCTACTACCCGGTCGGATTCCGGCCACCGATCGTTTATGGGGTGCCGCACCCCCACGGCTGGCGCCCGGGCAGCCGTTACTGTCCGCCACCGAGCCGGGTGAGAACCCACACGCTCTCCGGCTACCAGAACCGGGAGTCCCTCTACCGCCGCAGCAACTTCTCGTGGGCGAACGAGGTCAGGCAGCGTGATTCGGGATCGAGGTTCCAGCCCGGTTCCGACTATGGCCGCGGCCGCTCCGGCGGGTTTGACCGCAGCCGGTCGGACAATGACCGCAGGGACTTCGGACGTGGCAACGTCCCCGTCCAGCGCCAGTTCCCCGGAGCGGACAACGACCGTGGACGCGGCCCGGGCCGGGACAGCTCACCCTTTGTCCGCCCGCCACAGCGGGACTCCTCGGGCTTCGGACGTCCGGACCGGGATGGCGGTTTCCGTCGCCCGGATGCCCCGGACCGTTCCCAGTTCCGGCCCCAGATCCGCCAACAGGCACCGGAGCGCCCGCAGTTCCGCCCGCAGGCACCGGAGCGGCCCCAGTTCCGTTCCGAAAGATCCCGTGAAAGCAGCCGCCCGACCCCATCCGGATTCAACAACCCGGTGAGGCTGGCACCTGACCGCCCCGCTCCTCCGCAGCGCCAAGCTCCCAGTTTCCAGCGGGAAAGCCGCCAACAGGCGCCATCCGGCGGTGACGGCGGACGCAGCGGTGGATTCCGCCGCGACTGACGGGGAGCCAGGCTATACTCCCCCGGATTTGATCTTCCTCGCCTCCCTCCGTTCCCGCTCACGGCGGAGGGTGGCGATGGTCACCGGTGGCCGCAGCAGCCAAAGCCCCATGAAAAACCCGGCCATGCCTCCACCGAAGTGACAGGCGTGGCCGATGCTGTATCCCTGCCCGGCAAGCCCGGCGTCAGTGAACACCTGCACCACTTTCGTGAATCCGGGAATGTCAGGATTCAGATCCACGAGGGCGAGAATGAGCTCCGCCACCATGACGCCGATGCCCAGCGTCCGGGCGGAAACCGGGATGGGCCACATCTTCGAGTCCGGTGACAGGGTGGTCAGCAGGATGAGAAGGGCCACGCAGCCGCCGGAAATCCCCACCAGCGGCCCGCCGTCATCCATCATCAGGTGCGCCAATCCGCCGCCGATGACCCCGGCGGCCAGGGTTTTCACGACCCTCCCCTTCCCCAGCACGTGTTCCACCCGCGCTCCGATCATCACGATGCACAGGCAGTTGATCCCCACGTGCAGCAGGCCGCCATGGAACAACCCGTAGCTCAACAACTGCCACACCTCTCCGTCCGAGACTCCGCTCCGGCTGAGCCCGAATTTCTGGAAGATCCACGGCAGCCCCTCATGCCCACCGGCGATGGAGACCAGCACCTGCACGGCGACCAGGAAAAAGACCACCCCCCATGAGGCACGCGCCGACAAGATCGATCTCAGCCGGTGCCTCAGTTCCGAAAAGTACACACCGCAGCATCGCATTTCGGTGTGGGGTTGGAAACAGGAATCGCTCCGTGGACAACCGCATCAGTCGATGACGCGGGCACGCGGCTCACGGCGGATGACATCCGCGGCGCCCGCGCTGGTGACGAACGGCCCGCCCTCCAGCGGAGCCACGCCGGTGAACGCCACATCCGGCATGTCCGTCGGACGTCCAGCGAGCGGAAAATCCTTCCGCAGCGGGAAGAACGGGTAGCCCTCCCACATGAGGATGCGCTTCATGTTCGGGTGCCCGGAAAAGCGGATGCCCATCATATCCCACACCTCGCGCTCATGCCAGTCGGCACCCGCCCAGATGTCCACGGCGCTGGGGACTTCCTCGTCCTCGCTGAC comes from the Luteolibacter sp. SL250 genome and includes:
- a CDS encoding serine hydrolase, with amino-acid sequence MIVRFLSLLAVFVPFSLSAQAPESVMVVEAYSGKILVASNAGQKRPVASLNKIATAVVAIDWATASGRDIATVMITAPQTVALVGGPNPMNLQPGDRLSLRDALYSALLGSDNLAALTIADHVGRDLLVRRGRDGDPVAAFVAEMGRLGQAVGMTQTNFVNPHGLDIRNTKGYSTAADMAKLSVYAMRRNAFTFIVRQPNRNVTVSGPGGDRKYLVRNTNQLVGEPGILGIKTGTTNAAGQCVAVCMDREPLVRMKADGNKGATPRRLIVVVLNNPQRFDRARSLIRQGWSIYDPWLAAGAPVNDPKREILAIPPAQ
- a CDS encoding DUF456 domain-containing protein is translated as MWDAISGWDYWNGVGAGVAWVVTICLMVAGLVGCVLPVLPGHLIILIGAVAHRVMLGREGSGLEWWSFLVLVLLLAASQAFEIASGAAGTRWFGGTRWGAVGAFAGSIVGIFFLPFGLLLGPLIGAFAAEMLFAKKKPTFAASSGVGSVVGTLAGMAVKIVGGVLMVLWFVVDVFWIG
- a CDS encoding type II secretion system protein, with amino-acid sequence MKTLPTNARRKKGFTLIELMVAMTITTMIVTVLVSITAIALDTWTRSRSEIRANRQAKSMLDTMARDLEALVNRRGANTEWLSAVTEPVEAKGAMPAIDSPSSSSLIFYTSPTDRYNGEVSEEEKTVGDVSCVGYQLKYQDPIQAKGSKEIPTFVLYRNLVNPDDTYDKLLSKSNRTATSLRSMFDEAFGSETDDPNNFVCENIFQFTITLNVKVERSFARGASTVEVPITLGGANATATEFRLEAGNIITDFSARSTEVSDEELKGGSLTSVEVSMSVLTDFGVEQMRVRSFKTPTEQAEFLTKNSYHYSKLVPVATP
- a CDS encoding type II secretion system protein; translated protein: MKTQPMAKKSGFTLLETVIAIGVLAVLLTGFMYVFGPAATGIRKAINVQEADRLASTLEREMTTVRDRESSKYDNGFEKGYDWIESSYKPGEAIFVYQYRGDPADQRPDGTLKAMAKAQGSPGKDYVVQPMARRLNDPLFAEDIKAIEGGLFMVKCLQLTYTGSRDELEAKASSKGRITSPDGSGGGSVDNYPDAVIAFAAEFYSMPAKSMDYLKSTPFSKIFESDSNPIFRRNLAVRR
- a CDS encoding prepilin-type N-terminal cleavage/methylation domain-containing protein, whose translation is MQFGFPKTSPSCRSRGFSLIELLAVIAIISILMTVAAIGVGGVLGGKGTGTGVATAEAVFDEARAAAVSKRTRSRVLIDVSDPKNRDNYLRRMFVVYEELDDSGLPETDNWVVAGRALFLPDQTYFSRAFSTKDHSGAGGTLEQMTLSNVNRTFQGEYLYYEFNGEGICATPGASFVIGTGARNPGDPKPVVTASTKRDFGGFVVWRNGRTSVFRSPEQMNLPSDVKNF
- a CDS encoding rhomboid family intramembrane serine protease; the encoded protein is MRCCGVYFSELRHRLRSILSARASWGVVFFLVAVQVLVSIAGGHEGLPWIFQKFGLSRSGVSDGEVWQLLSYGLFHGGLLHVGINCLCIVMIGARVEHVLGKGRVVKTLAAGVIGGGLAHLMMDDGGPLVGISGGCVALLILLTTLSPDSKMWPIPVSARTLGIGVMVAELILALVDLNPDIPGFTKVVQVFTDAGLAGQGYSIGHACHFGGGMAGFFMGLWLLRPPVTIATLRRERERREARKIKSGGV
- a CDS encoding NADH-quinone oxidoreductase subunit C, which translates into the protein MAKGEDTAKLNEVFGAKVAGITEFRGETTLHVALADLHSVLGKCRDDLGYELVLDISSIDHFGDDPRFEVVYELATLDDARHLRVKAKVSEDEEVPSAVDIWAGADWHEREVWDMMGIRFSGHPNMKRILMWEGYPFFPLRKDFPLAGRPTDMPDVAFTGVAPLEGGPFVTSAGAADVIRREPRARVID